A stretch of Acidobacteriota bacterium DNA encodes these proteins:
- a CDS encoding LD-carboxypeptidase yields the protein MSPRTRAGLLKVRPAGPGSRIGLVAPASPCDRDEFEKGVLELERLGFKPVYDERVFERRGFVAGDPDSRKAQLMDFWRRADVDAVMALRGGYGSLQMLPLLGPADVETAREARMAFIGYSDVTSLHIWLACRAGMTSIHGPMIDRRLSLGPDAYDPVSFLASLQPEPMGELRPAGVEALNRGIAEGPLLGGTLTQLLASMGTPWAFDPPMGHVLFIDDVGERPYRLDRMLVQLRQTGVLSRASAVVFGQMPRCDEPDGSVTAKSTVADVMSGFDGPVLFGFPSGHTTTPLMTLPFGVHTRVLAEGVNPGLDIEESAVYEGAA from the coding sequence GTGAGCCCGAGAACCCGGGCAGGGCTGCTGAAGGTGCGACCCGCCGGTCCAGGCAGCCGCATCGGCCTCGTCGCCCCGGCCAGCCCTTGCGACCGCGATGAGTTCGAGAAGGGTGTGCTCGAACTTGAGCGGCTCGGATTCAAGCCCGTTTACGACGAGCGAGTATTTGAGCGCAGGGGTTTTGTTGCCGGTGACCCGGACAGCCGCAAGGCCCAGCTCATGGACTTTTGGCGGCGCGCGGATGTGGACGCGGTGATGGCCCTGAGGGGCGGCTACGGCAGCCTGCAGATGCTGCCGCTGCTGGGCCCGGCCGATGTGGAGACCGCGCGCGAGGCGCGCATGGCGTTCATCGGCTACAGCGATGTCACGTCCCTGCACATCTGGCTGGCATGCCGGGCCGGCATGACGTCCATTCACGGCCCGATGATCGACCGGCGCTTGTCGCTTGGCCCCGACGCGTATGACCCCGTGTCGTTCCTGGCGAGCCTGCAGCCCGAGCCAATGGGCGAACTGCGCCCTGCGGGCGTCGAGGCGCTCAACAGGGGAATTGCCGAGGGGCCGCTGCTCGGCGGGACGTTGACGCAACTGCTGGCCTCGATGGGCACGCCGTGGGCGTTTGACCCGCCGATGGGCCACGTGTTGTTCATCGACGACGTGGGGGAGCGTCCGTATCGGCTGGACCGCATGCTGGTGCAGCTGCGCCAGACCGGCGTGCTTTCGCGGGCATCAGCTGTTGTGTTCGGACAAATGCCGCGCTGCGATGAGCCGGACGGCAGCGTGACCGCCAAATCCACCGTGGCTGATGTGATGTCGGGGTTTGATGGCCCCGTGCTGTTTGGTTTTCCGTCGGGTCACACCACCACGCCGTTGATGACGCTGCCGTTTGGCGTTCACACACGCGTGCTGGCCGAAGGCGTCAACCCCGGCCTCGACATCGAGGAGTCTGCCGTGTACGAGG